One genomic window of Streptomyces sp. NBC_00237 includes the following:
- a CDS encoding CpaF family protein, with amino-acid sequence MTIETAPGTGHTAEGIRESIAATLTGFAHTRSESGLPVQNAGERRSLARKLLADELSAYNQQRLRAGQLTLTGEERAELERQVMEGLFGLGSLQELLEDDRIENIQINGADQVFVRYADGTEEQRAPVAASDGELIDLVRQIAARSGLEERRFDRGSPSLNICLPDGSRLFAVMALSHRVGLTIRRHRFKRVTMDDLVHRLEICDERLGAFLTALVLARKNIIVGGGTNVGKTTLARGLASVIPAQERLVTIEDTFELGLHEDSVAHPNVMALQAREANLEGEGAVDQAELVRWGLRMSPDRVIVGEIRGPEVVPMCNAMSQGNDGSLSTIHASTSRGVFTKLAAYAAQSPERLSLEATNLLVASAVHFVVHLGWDAEGRRAIDSVREVVDADGAQIVSNEVYRPGPDGRAVPGAPVRTETFDDLVDAGLDVALLRGERWGRTS; translated from the coding sequence GTGACGATCGAGACGGCCCCGGGCACGGGGCACACCGCCGAAGGCATCAGGGAGAGCATCGCCGCCACGTTGACCGGGTTCGCTCACACCCGCAGCGAGTCCGGGCTGCCGGTGCAGAACGCCGGTGAGCGGCGGTCGCTGGCGCGGAAGCTGCTGGCCGACGAGTTGTCGGCGTACAACCAGCAACGGCTGCGGGCCGGCCAGCTCACCCTCACCGGTGAGGAGCGGGCGGAGCTGGAGCGGCAGGTGATGGAGGGCCTGTTCGGGCTGGGGTCGTTGCAGGAGCTGCTGGAGGACGACCGGATCGAGAACATCCAGATCAACGGGGCCGACCAGGTCTTCGTCCGGTACGCCGACGGCACGGAGGAGCAGCGGGCTCCGGTGGCGGCCTCTGACGGGGAGCTGATCGATCTCGTACGGCAGATCGCGGCCCGTTCGGGGCTGGAGGAGCGGCGTTTCGATCGCGGGTCGCCGAGCCTGAACATCTGCCTGCCCGACGGGTCCCGGTTGTTCGCGGTGATGGCGCTCTCGCATCGGGTGGGGCTGACGATCCGCCGCCACCGGTTCAAGCGGGTCACCATGGACGACCTCGTGCACCGGCTGGAGATCTGCGACGAGCGCCTCGGTGCGTTCCTGACCGCGCTGGTGTTGGCGCGGAAGAACATCATCGTCGGTGGTGGGACGAACGTCGGTAAGACCACCCTCGCCCGTGGTCTTGCCTCGGTCATTCCCGCGCAGGAGCGGCTGGTGACCATCGAGGACACCTTCGAGCTTGGCCTGCACGAGGACAGCGTCGCGCATCCGAACGTGATGGCTCTTCAGGCGCGGGAGGCGAATCTGGAGGGTGAAGGGGCCGTGGATCAGGCGGAGTTGGTGCGCTGGGGGCTGCGGATGTCGCCGGACCGGGTGATCGTCGGGGAGATCCGGGGGCCGGAGGTGGTGCCGATGTGCAACGCCATGAGCCAGGGCAACGACGGCTCGCTCTCCACCATCCACGCCTCGACCTCGCGCGGGGTGTTCACCAAGCTTGCCGCGTACGCCGCCCAGTCCCCGGAGCGGTTGTCGCTGGAGGCCACGAACCTGCTGGTCGCCTCGGCCGTGCACTTCGTGGTGCACCTGGGCTGGGACGCGGAGGGGCGGCGGGCCATCGACTCCGTGCGGGAGGTCGTGGACGCGGACGGGGCGCAGATCGTCTCCAACGAGGTCTACCGGCCCGGCCCCGACGGGCGGGCCGTTCCCGGTGCGCCGGTGCGCACCGAGACCTTCGACGACCTGGTGGACGCCGGGCTCGACGTCGCGCTGCTGCGCGGCGAGCGCTGGGGGAGGACCTCGTGA